The Mucilaginibacter mallensis genome has a segment encoding these proteins:
- the pyrR gene encoding bifunctional pyr operon transcriptional regulator/uracil phosphoribosyltransferase PyrR, translating to MQNLTLLDGQKFQITIQRLCRQLIENHNDFSGSVLIGIQPRGIYLAKRVAEELRKILPGKTILQGDLDITFYRDDFRRRGEQLVPNQTKIDFIIEGKKVVMMDDVLWTGRTIRAAMDAMLAFGRPEKIELLTLVDRRYSRHIPVAADYIGIEVDSIASQKVVVSWKETDGEDKIVLLSEAK from the coding sequence ATGCAAAATCTTACACTGCTCGACGGTCAAAAGTTTCAGATCACTATTCAGCGTTTATGTCGTCAGTTAATTGAAAATCATAACGATTTCTCAGGCTCTGTACTTATCGGCATACAACCACGCGGCATTTATTTAGCCAAGCGTGTAGCTGAAGAATTACGCAAAATATTACCAGGCAAAACTATATTACAAGGCGACTTGGATATCACTTTCTATCGAGACGACTTCCGTCGTCGTGGCGAACAGCTGGTGCCTAATCAAACTAAAATAGACTTTATAATTGAAGGCAAAAAGGTAGTGATGATGGATGATGTGTTGTGGACGGGTCGCACCATCCGCGCTGCAATGGATGCTATGCTAGCCTTTGGTCGCCCTGAGAAGATTGAATTGTTAACATTGGTTGACCGCCGTTATTCAAGGCATATACCTGTGGCGGCAGATTATATAGGTATCGAGGTTGATTCCATCGCATCGCAAAAAGTTGTGGTAAGCTGGAAAGAAACCGATGGTGAGGATAAGATTGTTTTATTGTCGGAAGCAAAATAA
- a CDS encoding ACT domain-containing protein, protein MNGETDLNILLKNMTPLLHDGDYAFCTISSLANIDINEIIASFKETEGITLILKKETADRLKLDYSYIAAWITLTIHSSLEATGLTAAFATALANEGISCNVVAAYYHDHIFVAKKDAGRAMVALERLAGA, encoded by the coding sequence ATGAACGGAGAAACCGATTTAAACATCTTGCTAAAAAACATGACACCCCTGCTGCATGATGGTGATTATGCTTTTTGTACGATATCCAGCCTGGCCAATATTGATATTAATGAGATCATAGCATCTTTCAAAGAAACCGAAGGCATAACCCTCATCCTTAAAAAAGAAACTGCAGATAGGCTTAAACTTGATTACAGCTATATAGCCGCCTGGATAACGCTAACCATACATTCTTCCCTCGAAGCTACCGGCTTAACCGCCGCATTCGCGACAGCACTGGCTAATGAAGGCATCAGCTGCAATGTTGTTGCTGCTTATTACCATGATCATATTTTTGTTGCAAAAAAAGATGCGGGGAGGGCGATGGTGGCGTTGGAAAGATTGGCAGGAGCATAG
- the rpsA gene encoding 30S ribosomal protein S1, with translation MAKKQEAEKELKAKEAELGTVTAPTAEKETIESEADSISIEDIKSQIAITPDADFDWDADDKKFGNYSDTDREKLEKLYDGTFSSITKGEIITGTVVNVNSKDVVLNVGFKSDGLVSVSEFRDTPDLKIGDTVEVFVESQEDANGQLVLSRKRAKTQKSWERINSALDNDEIITGFVKSRTKGGLIVDIMGVEAFLPGSQIDIKPIRDYDVYVGKTMEFKVVKINHEFKNVVVSHKVLIEDDLENQKTEIVARLEKGQVLEGTVKNITDFGVFIDLGGVDGLLHITDISWGRIEHPREILALDQKINVVVLDFDDEKKRIALGLKQLTPHPWQSLDETIQIGSKVKGKIVTVADYGAFLEIIPGVEGLIHVSEMSWSQNLRNPQEFLKVGDEIEAQVLTLDRDERKMSLGIKQLTPDPWQNAAERYAVGTQHIATVKNMTNFGVFVELEDGIDGLIHISDLSWSKKVNHPNEFTKVGEKLDVVVLELDVENRKLSLGHKQLEENPWDTFETIFTIDSIHEGTVLKVTEKGAIVALPYGVEGFAPTKHLVKEDGKSLKAEETAEFKIIEFNKENKRIVISHSRIWEEARADARVQEFENRKKEAKSATNAVKKVKDSVEKSTLGDLSVLAQLKEQMEGAESKARKAKKSETEDEAQ, from the coding sequence ATGGCAAAAAAACAAGAAGCAGAAAAAGAATTAAAAGCAAAAGAGGCTGAACTGGGAACAGTTACCGCACCTACTGCAGAAAAAGAGACTATCGAGTCAGAAGCTGATTCGATCTCTATTGAAGACATCAAGTCACAAATTGCAATTACCCCCGACGCAGATTTCGATTGGGATGCAGATGACAAGAAGTTTGGCAATTACAGCGACACTGATCGTGAGAAATTAGAGAAACTTTATGATGGCACTTTCAGCTCTATCACTAAAGGCGAGATCATCACCGGTACAGTTGTAAATGTTAACAGCAAAGATGTGGTATTAAACGTAGGCTTTAAGTCTGACGGTTTAGTATCAGTTTCTGAATTCCGTGATACACCTGATCTGAAGATCGGTGATACAGTTGAAGTTTTTGTTGAATCACAGGAAGATGCTAACGGACAGTTAGTACTTTCACGTAAACGCGCGAAAACTCAAAAATCATGGGAGCGCATTAATTCAGCTTTAGATAATGATGAGATCATCACAGGTTTTGTTAAGAGCAGAACTAAAGGTGGTTTAATCGTTGATATTATGGGCGTTGAAGCCTTCTTACCAGGTTCACAGATCGACATTAAACCTATCAGGGATTATGACGTATATGTTGGTAAGACAATGGAATTCAAAGTTGTTAAGATCAACCACGAATTTAAAAACGTAGTAGTATCGCACAAAGTGCTGATCGAAGACGATTTGGAAAACCAAAAAACTGAGATCGTTGCCCGCCTTGAAAAAGGACAGGTACTTGAAGGAACCGTTAAAAACATTACCGACTTTGGTGTATTTATTGACCTTGGTGGTGTTGATGGTTTACTACACATTACAGATATTTCATGGGGCCGTATTGAGCACCCACGCGAAATCTTAGCATTAGATCAAAAAATCAACGTTGTTGTGCTTGATTTTGATGATGAGAAAAAACGTATCGCTCTTGGCTTAAAACAATTAACTCCACACCCTTGGCAGTCATTGGATGAAACCATCCAGATCGGCTCTAAGGTTAAGGGTAAAATTGTTACCGTTGCTGATTACGGCGCATTCTTAGAAATCATCCCGGGTGTTGAAGGTTTGATCCACGTGTCAGAAATGTCATGGTCTCAAAACTTACGCAATCCTCAGGAATTCCTTAAAGTTGGTGACGAGATTGAAGCACAAGTGTTAACACTTGACCGCGACGAGCGCAAAATGTCATTAGGTATTAAACAATTAACCCCAGATCCTTGGCAAAATGCTGCTGAACGTTACGCTGTTGGTACACAACACATAGCTACAGTTAAAAACATGACCAACTTTGGTGTATTTGTTGAGCTTGAAGATGGTATTGACGGATTGATCCACATCTCTGACCTTTCATGGTCTAAGAAAGTAAATCACCCTAACGAATTCACTAAAGTTGGTGAAAAATTAGACGTGGTTGTATTGGAACTTGATGTTGAAAACCGCAAATTAAGCTTAGGCCACAAACAGCTTGAAGAAAACCCTTGGGATACTTTTGAAACCATCTTCACTATTGACTCAATACATGAAGGTACCGTGTTAAAAGTAACTGAAAAAGGTGCTATCGTAGCTTTACCTTACGGTGTTGAAGGCTTCGCGCCAACCAAACACCTGGTTAAAGAAGACGGAAAGAGCTTAAAAGCTGAGGAAACTGCTGAATTCAAGATCATTGAATTTAACAAAGAAAACAAACGTATAGTTATTTCACACTCACGTATATGGGAAGAAGCTCGCGCTGATGCTCGTGTTCAGGAATTTGAAAACCGTAAAAAAGAAGCAAAATCTGCAACTAACGCGGTTAAGAAAGTGAAAGACTCGGTTGAAAAATCAACTTTAGGCGACCTTAGCGTACTTGCTCAGTTAAAAGAGCAAATGGAAGGTGCTGAAAGCAAAGCCCGCAAGGCTAAAAAATCAGAAACTGAAGACGAAGCCCAATAA
- a CDS encoding lipocalin family protein, whose product MKKFPLYTILTVIIFFISCKKDSNSVNKASIIGKWYWVEQTYTSYTNNVLTSTQDYTTTLDPTSYFEFDANGVFIEKPQDSMNVLDSGQYHIAGDSLYLKRNIDTRTTSYDIKKLTSTSLVIYSFSNEPPYSGSLEYTMKR is encoded by the coding sequence ATGAAGAAGTTTCCTTTGTATACTATCCTGACGGTTATAATATTTTTTATCTCCTGTAAAAAGGATTCCAATTCAGTAAATAAAGCTTCTATAATCGGAAAGTGGTATTGGGTTGAACAAACTTATACAAGCTATACCAACAATGTATTAACAAGCACTCAGGACTATACAACTACTTTGGATCCTACTAGTTATTTTGAGTTTGATGCAAATGGAGTATTTATTGAAAAACCGCAAGACTCAATGAACGTGCTTGATTCCGGCCAATATCATATTGCAGGAGACAGCTTATATTTAAAAAGAAACATTGATACACGTACTACTTCGTATGATATTAAAAAACTTACGTCTACAAGCCTGGTAATTTATTCTTTCTCAAATGAACCTCCATATAGCGGCAGTCTGGAATATACAATGAAGCGGTAA